In Vigna unguiculata cultivar IT97K-499-35 chromosome 3, ASM411807v1, whole genome shotgun sequence, a single genomic region encodes these proteins:
- the LOC114177674 gene encoding cyclin-T1-4-like: MAGLVPVELPNHGPSDGNSGKSSKDKQEESLGRWYMSRKEIEEHSPSRKDGIDLKKETYLRKSYCTFLQDLGMRLKVPQVTIATAIIFCHRFFLRQSHAKNDRRTIATVCMFLAGKVEETPRPLKDVILVSYEIIHKKDPAAAQRIKQKEVYEQQKELILLGERVVLATLAFDLNVQHPYKPLVEAIKKFNVAKNALAQVAWNFVNDGLRTSLCLQFKPHHIAAGAIFLAAKFLKVKLPSDGEKVWWQEFDVTPRQLEEVSNQMLELYEQNRLPPAQGSEVEGSAGGTRSATKAPAVNEEQASKQISSQAPQHSSVERTVVPQRGTENQSNDGSAEMGSDITDHKMELDNRESQNSEQLTQKDNKREMSNRSKSGSERIVAGDQERMVGTKEGAEVGRRDESALYNSGSNGGRNLERREGPISHSPKEAIKMIDKDKLKAAMEKRRKERGEMTLKKDVMDEDDLIERELEDGVELAVEDEKNKRERRQNWSKHDGEDHHHHHHHEESRDGRHTSMKGQFQKDMDEENAEEGEMIDDASSSLNNRKRKMGSPPGKQPEMKKRADSSSSYHNDGAE, from the exons ATGGCAGGACTTGTGCCTGTAGAGTTGCCAAATCATGGACCATCTGACGGCAACTCTGGTAAAAGTTCCAAAGACAAGCAGGAAGAATCATTAGGTCGGTGGTATATGTCTAGAAAAGAAATAGAGGAACATTCCCCATCAAGAAAAGATGGGATTGACTTGAAGAAAGAGACATATCTGCGCAAGTCATACTGCACATTCTTGCAGGATTTAGGCATGAGACTTAAAGT GCCTCAGGTAACTATAGCAACTGCCATAATCTTTTGTCATCGATTCTTTCTTCGACAATCTCATGCAAAGAACGACCGAAGG ACCATTGCAACGGTTTGCATGTTCCTTGCTGGGAAGGTTGAAGAGACTCCTCGACCACTGAAGGACGTTATTCTTGTTTCTTATGAGATCATTCATAAAAAGGATCCTGCAGCTGCACAGAGGATAAAACAGAAG GAAGTGTATGAGCAgcaaaaagaattaattttacTTGGAGAGAGGGTTGTGCTTGCCACTTTAGCTTTTGATCTGAATGTTCAACATCCGTATAAACCTCTTGTGGAGGCCATAAAGAAGTTCAACGTCGCAAAGAATGCTCTTGCTCAAGTTGCGTGGAACTTTGTTAATGATGG GCTGAGGACATCGCTCTGCCTGCAATTTAAGCCACATCATATTGCGGCAGGTGCCATTTTCCTTGCTGCCAAGTTCTTGAAAGTGAAGCTCCCATCAGATGGTGAGAAGGTTTGGTGGCAAGAGTTTGATGTCACCCCACGTCAATTAGAGG AAGTTAGCAATCAAATGCTGGAACTCTATGAGCAGAACAGACTTCCACCAGCACAGGGAAGTGAAGTAGAAGGAAGTGCTGGAGGAACAAGATCTGCTACAAAGGCTCCTGCTGTGAATGAGGAGCAGGCGTCAAAGCAAATATCATCTCAAGCTCCCCAGCACTCTTCTGTAGAAAGAACTGTGGTACCGCAGAGAGGAACTGAGAACCAAAGCAACGATGGAAGTGCAGAAATGGGCAGTGATATTACTGATCACAAGATGGAGTTGGATAATAGGGAGTCTCAGAATTCGGAACAGTTAACTCAGAAAGATAACAAGAGAGAAATGTCAAATCGATCTAAATCTGGGTCTGAACGAATAGTGGCAGGAGACCAAGAGAGAATGGTTGGGACTAAGGAGGGTGCAGAAGTTGGAAGGAGAGATGAATCAGCATTATACAATTCTGGGAGCAATGGTGGTCGAAATCTGGAGCGTCGGGAAGGCCCTATAAGTCATTCACCGAAAGAAGCAATAAAGATGATTGACAAAGATAAGTTAAAGGCTGCGATGGAGAAGAGGAGAAAGGAACGAGGGGAAATGACACTAAAGAAAGATGTAATGGATGAGGATGATCTGATTGAGAGGGAGCTAGAAGATGGAGTTGAATTGGCAGTTGAGGATGAGAAAAATAAGCGAGAGAGAAGACAGAACTGGTCTAAGCATGATGGTgaagatcatcatcatcatcatcatcatgaggAAAGTAGAGATGGCAGACACACTAGCATGAAGGGGCAATTTCAGAAAGACATGGATGAGGAGAATGCAGAGGAAGGGGAGATGATTGATGATGCTTCATCGTCGTTGAACAATCGCAAGAGAAAAATGGGAAGCCCTCCAGGGAAGCAACCAGAGATGAAAAAGCGAGCAGATTCTTCTTCCAGTTATCACAATGATGGTGCTGAATAA